A window of the Bombina bombina isolate aBomBom1 chromosome 3, aBomBom1.pri, whole genome shotgun sequence genome harbors these coding sequences:
- the LOC128653734 gene encoding gap junction alpha-4 protein-like, whose translation MGDWSLLEKLLDQVQEHSTAVGKIWLIVLFVFRLLILSLAGESVWGDEQSDFVCNTKQPGCTNICYDKAFPISHIRYWVLQFIFVSTPTLLYLGHVLYLSRREEKLKQNELARLEHKEQEVDHVNEVIRKKRIKFYIQEDGRVKIRGALVFTYSASIIVKIIFEVGFLVGQWFLYGFVMHPLIVCEGDPCPHKVNCYVSRPTEKTIFIIFVLVVSLISLALNLLELAILIGQTIYRTANNSPQAAYLKEVNMLPDKTFNQSSVSAQENSCLYFGIHKNHPPCPLYKMSNDQNWTNYNTEKQLALSVGIHSPLDHDVFSGHSIPTSSRASSSTSKKQYV comes from the coding sequence ATGGGGGACTGGAGCTTGCTTGAAAAACTGTTGGACCAAGTTCAGGAGCATTCCACAGCTGTTGGTAAAATCTGGCTTATAGTACTGTTTGTCTTCCGCCTCTTAATCCTAAGCCTTGCTGGTGAATCAGTATGGGGGGATGAACAATCAGACTTTGTGTGTAACACTAAGCAACCTGGCTGTACAAACATCTGCTATGACAAAGCCTTTCCTATCTCTCATATTCGCTATTGGGTGCTGCAGTTCATTTTTGTCAGCACTCCCACCCTCCTTTACCTAGGACACGTGTTATACCTATCCAGGAGAGAGGAAAAGCTCAAACAGAATGAGTTGGCCAGACTGGAGCACAAGGAACAGGAAGTAGATCATGTCAATGAGGTCATTAGAAAGAAGCGCATAAAATTCTACATACAAGAGGATGGAAGAGTAAAGATTAGAGGAGCACTCGTATTCACTTACTCAGCCAGTATCATCGTCAAGATCATATTTGAAGTTGGATTTCTGGTGGGTCAGTGGTTCCTCTATGGATTTGTGATGCATCCATTGATTGTGTGTGAAGGAGACCCATGCCCCCATAAAGTTAATTGCTATGTGTCCCGTCCTACAGAAAAAACAATCTTTATCATCTTCGTTCTAGTGGTTTCTCTCATCTCCTTAGCACTTAATTTACTTGAGCTGGCGATTTTGATTGGCCAGACCATTTACCGTACTGCAAATAACAGTCCTCAAGCTGCATATCTCAAAGAAGTAAACATGTTGCCAGATAAAACATTTAATCAATCAAGTGTTTCAGCTCAGGAAAACTCGTGTCTTTACTTTGGCATACATAAAAACCATCCTCCCTGCCCATTATACAAAATGTCAAATGATCAAAACTGGACCAATTACAATACTGAAAAACAACTTGCCCTTAGTGTTGGGATCCATTCCCCTTTGGATCATGATGTTTTTAGTGGCCATTCAATACCCACCTCAAGCAGGGCAAGTAGTTCCACCTCTAAAAAGCagtatgtttaa